In the Leguminivora glycinivorella isolate SPB_JAAS2020 chromosome 9, LegGlyc_1.1, whole genome shotgun sequence genome, TTCACTCACGTTGCCTATAAAGGATCTTTGTATTGTTTGCCAGTAAAAACAAAATGGAGATATGGGGACACCACAAAATGGCGGCAAACGAGCTGTATCAATCGGCTTACCTCGTCTGGCAGTAATTAAAACTGGCTTAAGCCGGTATCTGAAATAAATTGGAAGGCTCTATTGAAAGTTCTTCACTCTCACGTTGTCAATATCGCGatgataatataatttaatttaaaattaattaaagcgGAGCTATAGCTCTATTTAGGCACATGATTGCCGGGTTTTCTGAGTTTAATAGAGGTATTTTACACAAACTTCGCTCTCCaaactttctattttattttgcgGTTAACGTGCTTGTGATGATCTAAAGCAAAATATGAACTTAATTAACAACAATTTCACGATAATTAAGAAGCCTGGTTCAGATATCAATGATCGATACGAAATTATTATGAACGTACCTACCCATACTTTAAATCGTTACATAATTATAGTACCTAGTAAAAAGTCACATTACAAGATacacactctaaaaaaaattacctgACTTTTCCATCACAGAACATCGATCCAGACCTTTTGGACTTTTTGGAAGCGTACTCTTAACTAAGATAATACGTCTGTACCTAGAAACCTTTTTGACAATTAAaagaaatgtaaggggtacagcaaaccctttagcacaacttaccttgtcgcgtgcgagtccatcaagcgcgacttcaagtatggactcgcgcgcgacaaggcaagttgtgcgaGAGGGGCAAGTGGTTATTGTGCATGTCCGTTACATATCAAATTAGATCACAGACGCATAACCTTCGAGAGTGCAGGTACTGAGGTATTTAAAATGAACCGGTCTATTATATGAGTAGAAGTACTAAATactgaattattattatagatAAAAAAACAGGACGTCAAAAACATTTCCTGCAGACGCTAATAGTTATTATTAATAACCTCGTCAGAGTTTACAAAGTGACAAAATTAGATTTTTCCTAAAATCACAACACTCAGCAAAGTGCGGAGGTTCATAGAGTGAGCAAAAAGTCGGGAAGCGACGTTGACCGATGGTGTGGACATTACGAAGGCCATTAGACCAAGGAATACTAGTGCAATATTAATGGTACGAAACAAGCGGTTAGTGATTCGGGAAAAATGTATGACCTTGAATCTGTAATTTGGTCCTGTAATTATGTTTTTGAGATACGGTTTACTATACTATAATATAGTTTGGTACCAGAACTTCTACGATAAATAACTCTAACTCTAACTATGTAACTCTCTGAGGATGTCATTTCCTTATAACTTTgtcgtttgtccgtctttcacgacagaacgaagcgactaattgacgtgattttcaagtggagatagctgaaggtATGGGGAGTGACAaaaactactttttgtctctctctaatctcccacttccctaaaagggtggaaatttgtatggagcattccgcaatcttcgaaattaacgcgagcgaagccgcgggcaaaagctagtgtttttataaaatgaattgataCAAAATCAAAAGGAAAAAGCTATCTGACGCAGTAACTCCATTATAAAGATTTGTTGTTATATTTCATCCTTAAAACGTGTAAaaattcgaaataaaaagtcCAATTCTGCGGAAGTAGGGGAGGCTGGGGTCAATTGGAACGTTTTCGACAAAATCGAGTATTCTACCTTTGTTTTTTACTGAATTGGTAACTTGAGTGGTCACAGTTATAGTCAAGTTATCTATATGGTGAAATGTATTATTTGGCTTCATAAGCGAGAAATAAATAGGAAGAAGATTTTTAGTAAACCTCGGAAAATGTTTCAAACGTCCCTATGCCTGGTTCAAATGAAACAAAGGTGGGGGGTAGTTGAAACATCAAGATCAATCAATGGATACATTATTATAATCTTTACTTTCAATTATTTTACATTAGAATCATATCACCCAAACACAGTCTTCTAATTTAGCATTATCGAATGCCACCTATTCACTTCATCCTCCGAAGAAAGTGCCATTTCGgtctgatttgtttttttacctTTGCCcttatttgttttattgatttttttatttgttttcacTGTCGTTTGTTCATTTTTCTGTTTATTTTCCTTACTAATTTCTTCTTTTTTCGGCGTATCCGTGTAGATggtcaactttattttttactacCCCCTTTTGGCTGAACCCTCGGTGGAGCAGGGAATGGCCTGGTCGCTTCGggcgtaaaaatatttaaggcTTTTGGATGGCTGATTTGGATCATAAAAAGTTCCAAAAGCTAGGTTTACAGGAATGGGAGGTGTGGTAGGCATTGGCACGCAATTGCATTGGTATTGTCTCCTTCAGTTGACTCTGTATCCGAACCTGCAACTTAGATGTCTGTCACATTAGTTAGTGTCTCAATAGATGTCTCAGTTTTATCTGGACTATCTGGAGTTACGTAACTTGGTTAGTGTTGTTAGTTGGTGCCTCAGTAgatggtgaaataaaaaatcacatactaaaactCAAAATCACGTACTAGGGTCAATTGAAACATGTTTCTAATGCCACCAAGAATTTTGTTTCTATTGCCCCATTAAGCTATTTGTAAACTTTAAATTAGATACAAAAATAACGGAACGTTGTAGGCATACACAAACCACGctaatttcaagtaaaatacTTACAAATTATTGTAGTTTAGTACAATCAGCATATTGCCAGTGGTTATTGatcaagaaacaaaacaaaaacatgaaaaatactTACTTTTACTGCCAAAAAAGTAATACGGTCACTTAAAAATGTTCGACGGGCTCGCAGCCGCGGCATGCACTACTCGGCAGGTTCGGACGGGTTTGGCGTTcctttttttcaatttttattcACAGATAAGCTTACAGTTAACACCAAGCGCTTAAAAGTTAGgttattacataataatatttatatacaaacaAGTCACTTTATACAATACTAAATTACATGTCAATACATTAGAAACATACAACAATTAAACATTATAAACAAACaagcaaataaaatatcaataataagtaatgtcaaaaaaaaaaaaaaaaaaaaaaaaaaacttcatactaatccataaagtaaactaaaactaatatatAGGTACATTCATTACATTctattcaaaaattcattaatacatttcataatttGGTAAGGTGgatcaaaaaaaatatcggCATCGGGTAGCTGCAGATGCATGTCATTTAAAAGAGCAATAGCTCTTGCAGAGGAGCGTTTGCGGCCCAGCGCGTGCGCGTCGACGGACACGCGAAcaggcgccggcgccgccgcgaCACCACCGCCCCGCCCTCCCCTTCCACTCCGAGCCGGCGAGGGGGCGGCACAGACAAACCTATCCGTGCTAGCGCAGTCGGGTTAGATACTTGGTTGCACAGTAGCTTATAAAAATGCCCCAGGAGCAACATTTTCCTCCGCAACTCTAGTGTATCCAACCCGACCATGCCGCTGACGAACAAAGAAGGATAGAGATAAGGGTAAAACCCAAACTTCCTCTTGTAAAGGAAACGAGCAAATTTCCTCTGGATTTTCTCTATCATGAGGGTATACTTGCTCTCGTGTGGGTCCCAGACACAAGCCCCAAATTCGAGTTTGCTGCGAACGTATGCACTGTACAGTAACAGCGAAACACGAGTGTCACTGAACTGGCTTGATACCCTCATGATAAATCCGAGGACCCTATTCGCCTTTTTACATATATTGGTGACATGCGTTCTAAAGTTGAGTCTCGTGTCCAAGGTCAGTCCCAGGTCAGTTATTTCGTCAACACGATCCAACACGGTCTCTTTAATGTTATATTGTTTGACAAGAGGCACCCGACTTCTAGAGAACGCTATAACTTTACACTTTGAGGTATTGAAGTGTAATTGATTGGTCTCACTCCACTCGGCCACTGCGTCAATGTCACGCTGTAACGACACCTGATCAGACGTATTCTCTATTCCCAAAAATAGCTTCAGATCGTCAGCGAACAATAGACAACCCGCAGATCGTACCACTCCCGGCAAGTCGTTGATCATTATCGTAAATAATGTAGGGCCGAGAGTGCTGCCTTGACTTACGCCGGATCGAGTAAAGAATGGTCCGGATTTGTACCCTCCACACTCAACGTACTGATTTCTATCTCGGAGGTAACTAGATAAAAATTTCAGTAAGTGTGGCGTAAAACCCAAAGCGCCACATTTCTGAAGCAGGATGTCATTATTTACCAAATCGAATGCCTTTCTGAAGTCAAAATAAGCCGCATCAACCTGGCGACCTGCATCTAGCTCATTTCTGACATAGTCCACAAAGTTGACATGGTTGGTGACAGTAGACCGAGCACGACGAAATCCGTGCTGACTGTCATTCAACCAACATTGTATCTGTTGGCTGATGCGGCCTTCTATGATTGACTCAAACAATTTGGCGAAACACGGCAGCACAGCTATGGGTCTATAATTCGACACTTCACGACCCGAACCACCCTTAGAAACGGGAGTCACCCTAGAGACCTTCCAACAGGCTGGATACTGCCccttttttaaacttatgttgaAAATGTGTAAAAGTGCACTGTCAAGTACTGAAATACAGTCTTTCACAAGAAAAGAAGGTATATCGTCAGGTCCAGCCGCAGCTCGCACTTTTATACGTCTTGCTGCTTTTCGTATGTCTGTAGCATCAACATTTTCCAGGGACACACGCGCAGCGCTAACTGGAGGGCCAGGAGATCCCTGTGCCGCTAGCTCGTAATTCAAGAGTGGAATGTCCCCTTGAAACACTGAGGCGAAGTACTCCGCAAACGAGTCAGCTGCTTCTTGCCCCGATACAGTTTCCCCCTGTAGAGAAACTCAGTGTCACAACGTCTGTCTTTACTTTTACTAGCAACATACTTCCAAAATTTACTAGGATCGTCAGTAATGTCTCTCTCAATACCCCGTAGATAATTTCGGTACGAATTATCAATTAAGGTCTTTACATGCGTCCGATAATATCTAAACATTTCCAGATTAAAAAGCTCTCCTTTCTCTCTGTACCTTTTTAAGTGGAAATGCTTAAACTTGATGTTTTTAATTATATCATTAGTGAACCAGGTAGGATAGGAATACCGATTACTAGATACATATTGTTTTTTGAGGGGAACATTACTGTcgatacatttatttaattttccgTAAAATAATTCGGCAGCAGCGTTAGAACAGTTCTCATTGAGCACATCAGTCCAATCAATATCCGATATGGCTCTATAAAGGACTCCTAAATCAGCCTTACGAAAGT is a window encoding:
- the LOC125229860 gene encoding uncharacterized protein LOC125229860, producing MINDLPGVVRSAGCLLFADDLKLFLGIENTSDQVSLQRDIDAVAEWSETNQLHFNTSKCKVIAFSRSRVPLVKQYNIKETVLDRVDEITDLGLTLDTRLNFRTHVTNICKKANRVLGFIMRVSSQFSDTRVSLLLYSAYVRSKLEFGACVWDPHESKYTLMIEKIQRKFARFLYKRKFGFYPYLYPSLFVSGMVGLDTLELRRKMLLLGHFYKLLCNQVSNPTALARIGLSVPPPRRLGVEGEGGAVVSRRRRRLFACPSTRTRWAANAPLQELLLF